The Nitrogeniibacter aestuarii genome has a window encoding:
- a CDS encoding ABC transporter substrate-binding protein, which yields MKLKQTVVLGAAIAGMLGSAAAWSAEQFIGLPSYRVGPYGANGASLFGGWIDYMQMINERDGGVGGVKLVWEECETEYNNARGVECYERLKNKGETGNSAFQPVSTGITYSVIDKVAEDKIPLVTIGYGRTDAADGSVFPWVFPLVTTYWSQASTIVKYIGQKAGGMDKLKGKRIGLLYHDSAYGKESHAIMDALAAKHGFEVLKIAVAHPGNEQQAQWLQIRKERPDYVVLWGWGVMNSTAIKTAAKTGYKADNIVGVWWSGSEEDVIPAGNVAKGYTAAGFNVAGADYPVIKDIESNVYAKGHGNMEKKDLVGSVLYNRGVVHGIIMVEALRTAQAKFGEGKALTGEQVRWGFEHLNIDAARLKTLGAEGFLPDLKVTCSDHEGAGKVKFQTWDGAKWNVVTDWIEADREVVRPMIEASAAAYAKEKGITPRDCSKEM from the coding sequence ATGAAGCTCAAGCAAACAGTCGTACTCGGTGCTGCCATTGCCGGCATGCTCGGTTCCGCCGCGGCCTGGTCGGCCGAGCAGTTCATCGGTCTGCCCAGCTACCGTGTCGGCCCCTATGGCGCCAACGGGGCCTCCCTGTTCGGCGGCTGGATCGACTACATGCAGATGATCAACGAGCGCGATGGCGGCGTTGGCGGCGTGAAGCTGGTCTGGGAAGAGTGCGAGACCGAATACAACAACGCCCGTGGCGTCGAGTGCTACGAGCGTCTGAAGAACAAGGGGGAGACCGGTAACTCGGCCTTCCAGCCAGTGTCCACCGGCATCACCTACTCGGTGATCGACAAGGTTGCCGAAGACAAGATCCCGCTGGTGACCATCGGCTACGGCCGCACCGACGCGGCCGATGGCTCCGTGTTCCCGTGGGTGTTCCCTCTGGTGACCACCTACTGGTCCCAGGCCTCGACCATCGTCAAATACATCGGTCAGAAGGCCGGCGGCATGGACAAGCTCAAGGGCAAGCGCATCGGCCTGCTCTATCACGACTCCGCCTACGGTAAAGAATCCCACGCCATCATGGATGCGCTGGCGGCCAAGCATGGTTTCGAGGTCCTCAAGATTGCCGTGGCCCACCCGGGTAACGAGCAGCAGGCCCAGTGGCTGCAGATCCGCAAGGAGCGCCCGGACTATGTCGTGCTGTGGGGCTGGGGCGTGATGAACTCCACCGCCATCAAGACGGCCGCCAAGACCGGCTACAAGGCCGACAACATCGTCGGCGTGTGGTGGTCCGGTTCCGAGGAAGACGTGATCCCGGCCGGTAACGTGGCCAAGGGCTACACCGCCGCCGGCTTCAACGTCGCTGGCGCCGACTACCCGGTGATCAAGGACATCGAATCCAACGTCTACGCCAAGGGCCACGGCAACATGGAGAAGAAGGACCTGGTCGGCTCCGTGCTCTACAACCGCGGCGTGGTGCACGGAATCATCATGGTCGAGGCGCTGCGCACAGCCCAGGCCAAGTTCGGTGAGGGCAAGGCCCTGACCGGCGAGCAGGTGCGCTGGGGCTTCGAGCACCTGAACATCGACGCTGCCCGCCTCAAGACCCTGGGTGCCGAAGGCTTCCTGCCCGACCTTAAGGTCACCTGCTCCGATCACGAAGGTGCCGGCAAGGTGAAGTTCCAGACCTGGGACGGTGCCAAGTGGAACGTGGTGACCGACTGGATCGAGGCCGACCGCGAAGTGGTGCGTCCGATGATCGAGGCCTCCGCCGCGGCCTACGCCAAGGAAAAGGGCATCACCCCGCGCGATTGCTCCAAGGAAATGTAA
- a CDS encoding branched-chain amino acid ABC transporter permease: MLYREAGQFKTSYEADQQIFPIAQDRIGILLLIGVFALVVPMIASEYWLKAIITPVLIFSLAALGLNILTGYAGQLSLGSAAFMAVGAFGAYNFILRIDGMPFILALILGGVCAALVGILFGLPSLRIKGFYLAVATLAAQFFIVWVLVKVEWFSNYSSSGVITAQDIVILGYTFASPESKYLLTLAIVVVMALLAKNMVRSTTGRMWMAVRDMDVAAEVIGIRLMRTKLLAFAVSSFYCGVAGALYAYAYIGTVEPEGFNLDLSFKILFMIIIGGVGSIMGSFLGAAFIVLLPIFLDNFVPVVLGDLVSASFVSNLQLIVFGGLIIFFLIVEPHGLARLWQIGKEKLRLWPFPH, encoded by the coding sequence ATGCTTTACCGTGAAGCCGGTCAGTTCAAGACCAGTTACGAGGCAGACCAGCAGATCTTCCCGATCGCGCAGGACCGCATCGGCATCCTGCTGCTCATCGGGGTCTTTGCCCTGGTGGTGCCGATGATCGCCAGCGAGTACTGGCTCAAGGCCATCATCACCCCGGTGCTGATCTTTTCGCTCGCCGCGCTGGGCCTGAATATCCTCACCGGCTACGCCGGTCAGCTCTCGCTCGGTTCGGCCGCCTTCATGGCGGTGGGGGCCTTCGGGGCCTACAACTTCATCCTGCGCATCGACGGCATGCCCTTTATCCTGGCGCTCATCCTCGGCGGGGTGTGCGCGGCGCTGGTGGGCATCCTGTTCGGCCTGCCCAGCCTGCGCATCAAGGGCTTCTATCTGGCGGTGGCCACGCTGGCGGCGCAGTTCTTCATCGTCTGGGTGCTGGTGAAGGTAGAGTGGTTCTCCAATTACTCGTCTTCGGGCGTGATCACGGCGCAGGATATCGTCATCCTCGGCTACACTTTTGCGAGCCCGGAGTCGAAATACCTGCTCACCCTGGCCATCGTGGTGGTCATGGCGCTGCTGGCCAAGAACATGGTGCGCTCGACCACCGGGCGCATGTGGATGGCGGTGCGTGACATGGACGTGGCGGCCGAGGTGATCGGCATCCGCCTGATGCGCACCAAGCTGCTGGCCTTTGCGGTGTCGTCCTTCTACTGCGGCGTGGCCGGGGCGCTCTACGCCTACGCCTACATCGGCACGGTGGAGCCCGAGGGTTTCAACCTGGATCTGTCCTTCAAGATCCTGTTCATGATCATCATCGGTGGGGTGGGTTCGATCATGGGCTCCTTCCTGGGCGCGGCCTTCATCGTGCTGCTGCCGATCTTCCTGGACAACTTTGTGCCGGTGGTGCTCGGCGACCTGGTGTCGGCATCCTTCGTATCCAACCTCCAGCTCATCGTCTTCGGCGGGCTGATCATCTTCTTCCTGATTGTCGAACCGCACGGGCTCGCGCGCCTGTGGCAGATCGGCAAGGAAAAACTGCGGCTCTGGCCGTTCCCGCACTGA
- a CDS encoding branched-chain amino acid ABC transporter permease, which produces MTFFFEVLIGGLLSGVLYALVALGFVLIFKASGVFNFAQGAMVFFAALTFVGFLEVLPGWTGLEAGGQAVFWLAFLLALASMIVLGICTEKFVLRPLVNQPPITLFMATIGLTFLVEGIAQGIWGASVRGLDLGIEDVPVEWLLDKFNILVSTFDVFAAVAAGVLVTVLALFFQYTRIGRALRAVADDHQAALSIGIPLKHIWAIVWGVAGFVALVAGMIWGARNGVQFALTYTALKALPVLILGGFTSVPGAIVGGLIIGASEKLAEVYVGPFVGGGIESWFPYMLALGFLLVRPEGLFGEKHIDRV; this is translated from the coding sequence ATGACTTTCTTTTTCGAAGTGCTTATCGGTGGTCTGCTCTCCGGTGTGTTGTACGCGCTGGTGGCCCTCGGTTTCGTGCTCATCTTCAAGGCCTCGGGGGTGTTCAACTTCGCCCAGGGCGCCATGGTGTTCTTTGCCGCGCTGACCTTCGTGGGCTTTCTCGAGGTGCTGCCCGGCTGGACCGGACTGGAAGCCGGTGGCCAGGCGGTGTTCTGGCTGGCCTTCTTGCTGGCGCTGGCGAGCATGATCGTGCTGGGCATCTGCACCGAGAAGTTCGTGCTGCGCCCGTTGGTCAATCAGCCGCCGATCACCCTGTTCATGGCCACCATCGGTCTCACCTTCCTGGTCGAAGGGATTGCCCAGGGCATCTGGGGCGCCAGTGTGCGCGGTCTGGATCTGGGCATCGAGGACGTGCCGGTCGAGTGGCTGCTCGACAAATTCAACATTCTGGTTTCGACCTTCGATGTGTTCGCGGCGGTCGCCGCCGGCGTGCTGGTGACGGTGCTTGCGCTGTTCTTCCAATACACCCGCATCGGGCGTGCCCTGCGCGCGGTGGCGGATGATCACCAGGCGGCGCTGTCCATCGGCATCCCGCTCAAGCACATCTGGGCCATCGTCTGGGGCGTGGCGGGTTTTGTGGCCCTGGTGGCCGGCATGATCTGGGGCGCCCGCAACGGCGTGCAGTTCGCGCTCACCTACACCGCGCTCAAGGCGCTGCCGGTGCTGATTCTGGGGGGCTTTACCTCGGTGCCGGGGGCCATCGTGGGCGGCCTGATCATCGGTGCATCGGAGAAGCTCGCGGAGGTCTATGTCGGCCCGTTCGTGGGCGGCGGTATCGAATCCTGGTTCCCGTACATGCTGGCGCTGGGCTTCCTGCTGGTCAGACCGGAAGGTCTGTTCGGCGAAAAGCACATTGATCGAGTGTGA
- a CDS encoding ABC transporter ATP-binding protein, translating to MAREIGDVILNLENISLSFGGVKALTDISFNVREHEIRSIIGPNGAGKSSMLNVINGVYHPQEGQVTFRGEVRREMEPYTAASQGIARTFQNIALFKGMSVLDNIMTGRNLKMKCNFLQHALHWGAARKEEIEHRHKVEEVIDFLEIQSIRKTPVGRLPYGLQKRVELGRALAAEPSMLLLDEPMAGMNVEEKQDMCRFILDVNDQFGTTIVLIEHDMGVVMDISDRVVVLDYGKKIGDGEPDEVKNNPEVIAAYLGTSH from the coding sequence ATGGCACGGGAAATCGGCGACGTCATCCTGAACCTGGAGAACATTTCGCTCTCCTTCGGGGGCGTCAAGGCACTGACCGACATCAGCTTCAACGTGCGCGAGCACGAGATCCGTTCGATCATCGGCCCCAATGGCGCGGGCAAGAGCTCCATGCTCAACGTGATCAACGGGGTGTATCACCCGCAGGAGGGGCAGGTGACCTTCCGTGGCGAAGTGCGCCGCGAGATGGAGCCCTACACGGCCGCCTCGCAGGGCATCGCCCGCACCTTCCAGAACATTGCCCTGTTCAAGGGCATGAGTGTGCTCGACAACATCATGACCGGGCGCAACCTCAAGATGAAGTGCAACTTCCTGCAGCACGCCCTGCACTGGGGCGCGGCGCGCAAGGAAGAGATCGAGCACCGCCACAAGGTGGAAGAAGTGATCGACTTCCTCGAGATCCAGAGCATCCGCAAGACGCCGGTGGGGCGCCTGCCCTATGGCCTGCAGAAGCGGGTGGAACTGGGCCGGGCGCTGGCCGCCGAGCCCTCCATGCTGCTGCTCGACGAGCCCATGGCCGGCATGAACGTGGAAGAGAAGCAGGACATGTGTCGCTTCATCCTCGATGTGAATGACCAGTTCGGCACCACCATCGTGCTCATCGAGCACGACATGGGCGTGGTGATGGACATCTCCGACCGCGTCGTGGTGCTCGACTACGGCAAGAAGATCGGCGACGGCGAGCCGGATGAAGTGAAGAACAACCCCGAGGTCATTGCGGCCTACCTGGGCACCTCGCACTGA
- a CDS encoding AMP-dependent synthetase/ligase, whose amino-acid sequence MSDPHGQAVLDTFPRMLMHHARTRPDHPAMREKEFGIWQTYSWADVAREVRAMACGLAELGFKRGDRLAIIGDNRPRLYWSVAACQCLGGIPVMLYQDAVAEEMVYVLQDAEIKIAVVEDQEQVDKMLEIKGDAPFLEHVVYDDARGMRHYADTFLLGLDELIAMGEAHDKNQPDFLDNEIDKGQSNDISVMLYTSGTTGKPKGVCQTHLAFIESARGGQQFDKLTENEDILSYLPMAWVGDHLFSYAQAMVTGFTINCPESGETVMTDLREIGPTYYFAPPRVFENLLTTVLIRMEDAGWIKRTLFNKFMDVAKRCGADILDGKPVSAGDKLMYALGNVFVYGPLKNVLGFSRIRVAYTAGAAIGPDLFRFYRSIGINLKQLYGQTETCAYVCLQPDGQIKLDSVGKPAPGVEVKLAENGEILVKGPMLLKAYYKRPDATAESLNDEGYFLTGDAGFFDEDGHLKIIDRAKDVGKLNSGAMFAPNYIENKLKFFSHIKEAVAFGSDRDFVTAFINIDLEAVGNWAERRGLSYAGYTDLAGQDAVYELIRECLEEVNAQLASDPMMSESQVKRFLILHKELDADDGELTRTRKVRRKFISEKYGELIEALFSDKTRQHIETEVKYEDGRRGKVSADLRILDVKTFASQAARPAA is encoded by the coding sequence ATGTCAGACCCCCATGGTCAGGCAGTGCTGGACACGTTCCCGCGCATGCTGATGCACCACGCACGGACTCGACCGGATCACCCCGCCATGCGGGAGAAGGAATTCGGCATCTGGCAGACCTACTCGTGGGCCGATGTGGCCCGGGAGGTGCGGGCCATGGCCTGCGGGCTGGCCGAGCTGGGCTTCAAGCGCGGCGACCGGCTGGCCATCATTGGCGATAACCGGCCCCGACTGTACTGGTCGGTGGCCGCGTGCCAGTGTCTGGGCGGCATCCCCGTCATGCTCTATCAGGACGCGGTGGCCGAGGAGATGGTCTATGTGCTCCAGGACGCGGAGATCAAGATCGCCGTGGTCGAGGATCAGGAGCAGGTGGACAAGATGCTCGAGATCAAGGGCGATGCGCCTTTCCTTGAGCATGTGGTTTATGACGACGCCCGGGGCATGCGCCACTACGCCGACACCTTCCTGCTCGGGCTGGACGAGCTGATTGCCATGGGCGAGGCCCACGACAAGAACCAGCCGGACTTCCTCGACAACGAAATCGACAAGGGCCAGAGCAACGACATCTCGGTGATGCTCTACACCTCGGGCACCACCGGCAAGCCCAAGGGCGTGTGCCAGACGCACCTTGCCTTCATCGAATCGGCCCGCGGCGGCCAGCAGTTCGACAAGCTTACCGAGAACGAAGACATCCTCTCCTACCTGCCGATGGCGTGGGTGGGCGATCACCTGTTCTCCTATGCTCAGGCCATGGTCACCGGCTTCACCATCAACTGCCCGGAGTCGGGTGAGACGGTGATGACCGACCTGCGCGAGATCGGCCCCACCTACTACTTCGCCCCGCCGCGCGTGTTCGAGAACCTGCTCACCACCGTGCTTATCCGCATGGAAGACGCCGGCTGGATCAAACGCACCCTGTTCAACAAATTCATGGACGTGGCCAAGCGCTGCGGCGCGGACATCCTGGACGGCAAGCCGGTGTCGGCGGGCGACAAGCTCATGTATGCGCTGGGCAACGTGTTCGTCTATGGCCCGCTCAAGAACGTGCTCGGTTTCTCGCGCATTCGCGTGGCCTACACGGCCGGCGCGGCCATCGGGCCGGACCTGTTCCGCTTCTATCGTTCGATCGGCATCAACCTCAAGCAGCTCTACGGCCAGACCGAAACCTGCGCCTATGTGTGCCTGCAGCCGGACGGCCAGATCAAGCTCGACTCGGTCGGGAAGCCGGCGCCGGGCGTGGAAGTGAAGCTGGCCGAGAACGGCGAGATTCTGGTGAAAGGCCCGATGCTGCTCAAGGCCTATTACAAGCGCCCGGATGCCACGGCCGAATCGCTCAATGACGAGGGCTACTTCCTTACCGGCGATGCGGGGTTCTTCGACGAAGACGGCCACCTCAAGATCATCGATCGCGCCAAGGATGTGGGCAAGCTCAACAGCGGCGCCATGTTCGCGCCCAACTACATCGAGAACAAGCTCAAGTTCTTCTCGCACATCAAGGAGGCCGTGGCCTTCGGCAGTGATCGGGACTTCGTGACCGCCTTCATCAACATCGACCTGGAAGCCGTGGGCAACTGGGCCGAGCGACGTGGCCTGTCCTATGCCGGCTATACCGATCTGGCCGGGCAGGACGCGGTCTATGAGCTCATCCGCGAGTGTTTGGAAGAGGTCAATGCCCAACTGGCCTCCGACCCGATGATGAGCGAGTCGCAGGTCAAACGCTTCCTGATCCTGCACAAGGAGCTGGACGCCGACGACGGCGAACTGACCCGTACCCGCAAGGTGCGCCGCAAGTTCATCTCGGAGAAGTACGGCGAGCTGATCGAGGCGCTGTTCTCGGACAAGACCCGCCAGCACATCGAAACCGAAGTGAAGTACGAAGATGGTCGTCGGGGCAAGGTCTCGGCGGACCTGCGCATTCTCGACGTGAAGACCTTCGCGTCCCAGGCCGCCCGGCCTGCTGCCTGA
- a CDS encoding AraC family transcriptional regulator — MSGVDVQPPFRHVAFHNPALERLGIELMSPARFRQRVDAGVMAQPERVDFFMLMLVSDGSGRHTVDFVDYPLGPGAVIFVRPGQVQRWHLEGDYGGMLALVSPVALPQNTAVGDARRERDLLLLDQWPTHAWLDGPGHARVGASAGGLEADFTRYDGSERDVQLIRHELLVVMLQLAKCHAATGAISESAGVTQGPYRLFVDALEQGFRAQHSLQYYAARLGYAASTLSRACLRMEGRSAKQVIDRRVTLEAQRLLAHADTPVATIGHELGFSEPTNFVKFFRRMTGVTPAAFRQRYTGDRDG; from the coding sequence ATGAGCGGCGTGGATGTCCAGCCGCCGTTTCGGCATGTCGCTTTCCACAATCCAGCGCTTGAGCGGCTGGGGATCGAACTGATGAGCCCGGCCCGCTTCCGGCAGCGCGTCGATGCCGGGGTGATGGCCCAGCCGGAGCGTGTGGACTTCTTCATGCTGATGCTGGTGTCAGACGGCTCGGGGCGTCACACGGTGGATTTCGTCGATTACCCTCTGGGGCCGGGGGCGGTGATCTTCGTCCGGCCTGGGCAGGTTCAGCGATGGCATCTCGAGGGGGACTACGGGGGCATGCTGGCGCTGGTGTCGCCGGTCGCGTTGCCGCAGAACACCGCCGTGGGTGATGCGCGGCGCGAGCGTGATCTGCTGTTGCTCGATCAATGGCCGACGCATGCCTGGCTCGACGGGCCCGGGCACGCCCGGGTTGGCGCCAGTGCGGGGGGTCTGGAGGCCGATTTCACGCGTTACGACGGCAGCGAGCGCGACGTGCAGCTCATACGGCACGAGTTGCTGGTGGTCATGCTGCAGCTGGCCAAATGCCATGCCGCGACCGGGGCAATATCGGAAAGCGCCGGCGTGACACAAGGCCCCTATCGTTTGTTTGTCGATGCCCTGGAGCAAGGCTTTCGCGCGCAGCACAGCCTGCAGTACTACGCGGCGCGCCTGGGGTATGCCGCCAGTACGCTGAGCCGGGCCTGTCTTCGCATGGAAGGGCGCAGCGCCAAACAGGTCATCGATCGGCGGGTGACGCTCGAAGCGCAGCGTCTGCTGGCCCATGCGGATACGCCGGTGGCCACCATCGGGCATGAGCTGGGCTTTTCGGAGCCGACCAACTTCGTCAAGTTCTTTCGCCGCATGACCGGGGTGACGCCGGCGGCCTTTCGGCAGCGGTATACCGGCGATCGCGACGGCTGA
- a CDS encoding nuclear transport factor 2 family protein gives MSNTEKVVALLKSIETGDTAPVAYINPTRYTQHNLAVGDGLAGFGAVLQALPPGSARVNTVRAFADGDYVFTHTKYNFFGPKIGFDIFRFDNGQIVEHWDNLQVTPEAPNPSGRSMIDGPTQSEALEKTEENKALARQFVEDILIGGKMAQLQQYFDGDNYIQHNPQIADGLSGLGAALEAMAKQGIEMKYDRIHKVLGEGNFVLVVSEGSLGGTHTAFYDLFRIADARIAEHWDVIEAIPPRAEWKNDNGKF, from the coding sequence ATGTCCAATACCGAAAAAGTCGTCGCCCTGCTCAAGAGCATCGAAACCGGTGACACCGCCCCCGTGGCCTACATCAACCCCACCCGCTACACCCAGCACAATCTGGCGGTCGGTGACGGCCTGGCCGGCTTCGGCGCAGTGCTTCAGGCGCTGCCGCCCGGCAGTGCCCGCGTCAACACGGTGCGCGCCTTCGCAGACGGGGATTACGTCTTCACCCACACCAAATACAACTTCTTCGGCCCCAAGATCGGCTTCGATATCTTCCGCTTCGACAACGGACAGATCGTGGAGCATTGGGACAACCTGCAGGTCACGCCCGAGGCCCCCAATCCGTCGGGCCGTTCGATGATCGACGGCCCCACCCAGAGCGAAGCCCTTGAGAAGACGGAAGAGAACAAGGCGCTGGCGCGGCAGTTTGTCGAAGACATCCTGATCGGCGGCAAGATGGCCCAGCTTCAGCAGTACTTCGACGGCGACAACTACATTCAGCACAACCCGCAGATCGCCGACGGGCTGAGCGGCCTCGGCGCCGCGCTTGAGGCCATGGCCAAGCAAGGCATCGAGATGAAATACGACCGGATCCACAAGGTGCTTGGTGAAGGCAACTTCGTGCTCGTGGTCAGCGAAGGATCGCTGGGCGGCACCCATACCGCGTTTTACGATCTCTTCCGCATCGCCGATGCCAGGATCGCCGAACATTGGGATGTCATCGAAGCCATCCCGCCGCGCGCCGAATGGAAGAACGACAACGGCAAGTTCTGA
- a CDS encoding YihY/virulence factor BrkB family protein, which produces MRPRHIIRLLLVPIRAVIKTLSDRCTTYAAALAYYSAFSLAPILVLAVSVAGLFFGEEAASGRIVGELQSLIGPDGAALVQRLIAASAQSGDGLIATLISTGVMLLGATGLFMQMGHGFEAVFGRPNKSRAAWVNLLMARLKGLTVVFGIGFLLMVSLVASAAIVAVGEYATRGMTALLWLASILQLAITISLQSVMIAILYRVLIPARLTKKSLLAGAMVTAVLFEVGKWGVGLYMGRAGLDSTFGAAGSLAVILVWVYYVSLILLYGSEITYQLDRLDRIDGRIIRHPKKKQRKADVAAAKQRQVADALRADENTPVLLKPAADGIAPAARPLTPAANTREQVSPGA; this is translated from the coding sequence ATGCGCCCTCGCCACATCATCCGACTGCTGCTCGTTCCCATCCGCGCCGTCATCAAGACGCTCTCGGACCGCTGCACCACCTACGCGGCGGCACTGGCCTACTACTCGGCCTTTTCGCTCGCCCCGATCCTGGTGCTGGCGGTCTCGGTGGCCGGCCTGTTCTTCGGGGAAGAAGCCGCCAGCGGCCGCATCGTCGGCGAGCTGCAATCGCTGATCGGGCCCGATGGCGCGGCACTGGTCCAGCGCCTGATTGCCGCCAGCGCCCAGTCGGGCGACGGCCTGATCGCCACGCTCATCAGTACCGGCGTCATGCTGCTCGGTGCCACCGGCCTGTTCATGCAGATGGGCCACGGCTTCGAAGCGGTCTTCGGCCGTCCCAACAAGTCACGCGCCGCCTGGGTGAACCTGCTCATGGCCCGCCTCAAGGGCCTGACCGTGGTGTTCGGCATCGGCTTTCTGCTCATGGTCTCGCTGGTGGCCAGCGCCGCCATCGTGGCGGTGGGCGAGTACGCCACCCGCGGCATGACGGCCCTGTTGTGGCTGGCCTCCATCCTGCAGCTGGCCATCACCATCAGCCTGCAGAGCGTCATGATCGCCATCCTCTACCGGGTGCTCATTCCGGCGCGCCTGACCAAGAAGTCACTGCTCGCCGGCGCCATGGTCACGGCGGTGCTGTTCGAGGTGGGCAAGTGGGGCGTCGGCCTCTACATGGGCCGCGCCGGGCTGGACAGCACCTTCGGCGCCGCCGGCTCACTGGCGGTCATTCTGGTGTGGGTCTACTACGTGTCGCTGATTCTGCTTTACGGCTCGGAGATCACCTACCAGCTCGACCGCCTCGATCGCATTGACGGACGGATCATTCGCCATCCGAAGAAAAAACAGCGCAAGGCCGATGTGGCCGCGGCAAAACAGCGCCAGGTCGCCGACGCGCTGCGCGCGGACGAAAACACGCCGGTACTGCTCAAGCCCGCCGCCGATGGCATCGCTCCCGCCGCCCGACCGCTCACCCCGGCCGCAAACACCCGGGAACAGGTCAGCCCGGGCGCGTGA
- a CDS encoding flagellar motor protein MotA, translating to MQPQVFTRPAKATTWMSVFLAVVAVIAAILAPQLADAFMANMAFNGLILLVLLVGIGVNLRQVWRLQREVLWVDDFAQRPDAPPSAERPVLLAPMGRMLAGRSQGRFHLSPASMRSILDSVQIRLEEQRDLSRYLIGLLIFLGLLGTFWGLLATIRSVGDIIGSMNVGADAVAMFDALKTRLDAPLSGMATSFSTSLFGLAGSLVVGFLDLQSGHAQNRFYNELEEWLSHMTRLPSGTLSEGDGGSVPSYVQALLEQTAESLDRMQRTVVESERERRQSGEQLGELNNHLNRLADLMGRESRDLATMAEDQNELRALIRQMAQHPAQANALSEDIRAELRLLSRTIAAALDNRKAD from the coding sequence ATGCAGCCTCAGGTTTTCACCCGGCCCGCCAAGGCCACCACCTGGATGAGCGTATTCCTCGCCGTGGTCGCGGTCATCGCGGCCATCCTGGCCCCGCAGCTGGCCGATGCCTTCATGGCCAACATGGCCTTCAACGGCCTCATCCTGCTGGTGTTGCTGGTGGGCATCGGCGTCAATCTCCGTCAGGTCTGGCGCCTGCAGCGCGAGGTGCTGTGGGTCGATGACTTCGCCCAGCGCCCCGACGCCCCCCCCAGTGCCGAACGCCCGGTGCTGCTCGCCCCCATGGGCCGCATGCTGGCGGGCCGCTCACAAGGCCGCTTCCATCTCTCGCCGGCGTCCATGCGCTCCATCCTCGACAGCGTGCAGATCCGCCTCGAGGAACAGCGTGACCTCTCCCGCTATCTCATCGGCCTGCTGATCTTCCTCGGTCTGCTGGGCACCTTCTGGGGCCTGCTGGCCACCATCCGCTCGGTGGGCGACATCATCGGCTCCATGAACGTGGGCGCCGATGCGGTGGCCATGTTTGACGCCCTCAAGACCCGTCTCGACGCGCCGCTTTCGGGCATGGCCACCAGCTTCTCCACTTCATTGTTCGGACTGGCCGGCTCGCTGGTGGTGGGTTTTCTCGACCTGCAATCCGGCCACGCGCAGAACCGCTTCTACAACGAGCTGGAAGAGTGGCTCTCGCACATGACGCGTCTGCCCTCGGGCACACTGAGCGAGGGCGACGGCGGCTCGGTGCCGTCCTATGTACAAGCCCTGCTCGAACAGACCGCCGAGAGCCTCGACCGCATGCAGCGCACCGTGGTCGAGAGCGAACGCGAACGCCGCCAGAGCGGCGAACAGCTGGGCGAACTGAACAACCACCTCAACCGGCTGGCCGACCTCATGGGCCGCGAGTCACGCGACCTGGCCACCATGGCCGAAGACCAGAACGAGCTGCGCGCCCTGATCCGGCAAATGGCCCAGCACCCGGCCCAGGCCAACGCCCTGTCCGAGGACATCCGGGCCGAACTGCGGCTGCTGTCGCGCACCATCGCCGCGGCCCTCGACAACCGCAAGGCCGACTGA